In Colwellia sp. M166, a genomic segment contains:
- a CDS encoding AAA family ATPase, with protein sequence MSIVCLEGASAVGKTTVSKLLEERFGYLRIAEVNELFESSINESSTWYFERQIDRWKLARDESQKGGVAVLDGDPFQPVWYNWIFTNDGLQPLNEVFDFYQCRVQNGDIEFPNKYIVLKAPHSELSARKVSDPTRSRRNFVKHLQLIAPQFEYFQAMRAISLNSVEFLESDNPSNLADKIINLDKPVNKLNSLEILNAIYNFVESRT encoded by the coding sequence ATGAGTATTGTCTGTCTTGAAGGTGCTAGCGCTGTAGGCAAAACTACAGTGAGTAAGTTACTAGAAGAAAGATTTGGCTATCTTAGAATCGCTGAAGTAAATGAGCTTTTTGAAAGCTCGATAAATGAATCAAGCACTTGGTATTTTGAGCGCCAAATAGACCGGTGGAAATTGGCGCGAGATGAATCACAAAAAGGTGGTGTTGCAGTATTAGATGGAGATCCATTTCAGCCTGTTTGGTATAACTGGATATTTACCAATGACGGTCTTCAACCACTAAATGAGGTGTTTGATTTTTACCAATGCAGAGTTCAGAACGGTGATATCGAATTTCCAAATAAATATATTGTCCTTAAGGCTCCTCATTCTGAATTGAGTGCAAGGAAAGTTTCAGATCCAACACGATCTAGAAGAAATTTTGTTAAACATTTGCAACTAATTGCGCCACAGTTTGAGTATTTTCAGGCTATGCGTGCCATAAGTTTAAATTCAGTTGAGTTTCTTGAGTCCGATAACCCGAGTAATTTAGCAGATAAAATAATAAATTTAGACAAACCAGTTAATAAATTAAACAGTTTAGAAATATTAAACGCAATATATAACTTCGTGGAAAGTCGAACATAA
- a CDS encoding zinc-binding dehydrogenase: MTTSNIQLTSTISEDNKLTLALKNIEIPQPGADEVVIRLEAAPLNPSDLAVLFSAADMTTAQQSGTEQSPVITADVPAKFMPAVKTRVGKAIPVGNEGAGTVIAAGSSPAAQALMGKTVAVIGGGTYRQYISANVQSCLALKAGTTAKEGASSFVNPLTALAMVETMRAEGHKAIIHAAAASNLGQMLNRICIADGVDLINIVRKAEQETLLRDMGAKYVVNSRSDTFLADLTAAIIETGATIAFDPIGGGKLTSDILNCMEVAASRDMKEHSVYGSDTFKQVYIYGALDRGPITLNRNFGFAWGVNGFLLFNALGKLGTKTVIAMRKRVADEITTTFASHYTHEVSLAEVLQLKSMAAYSKQATGEKYLITAQR; encoded by the coding sequence ATGACAACGTCAAATATTCAACTTACTTCAACTATCAGCGAAGACAATAAATTAACTCTTGCCTTAAAAAACATCGAAATACCACAACCTGGTGCCGATGAAGTGGTTATTCGTCTAGAGGCTGCGCCATTAAACCCGTCTGACTTAGCGGTGCTTTTTAGCGCTGCAGATATGACAACAGCGCAGCAATCAGGCACTGAACAAAGCCCTGTGATCACGGCAGATGTTCCAGCTAAGTTTATGCCTGCGGTTAAAACGCGTGTTGGTAAAGCTATTCCTGTTGGTAATGAAGGCGCAGGAACCGTTATAGCTGCGGGTTCATCGCCTGCAGCGCAAGCATTAATGGGTAAAACCGTTGCCGTTATTGGTGGTGGTACTTATCGTCAATATATTTCTGCCAACGTACAAAGCTGCTTAGCATTAAAAGCAGGTACTACTGCGAAAGAAGGTGCATCTTCTTTTGTTAACCCGCTTACGGCATTAGCGATGGTTGAAACTATGCGTGCTGAAGGTCATAAAGCCATTATTCATGCAGCGGCTGCATCTAACCTTGGCCAAATGTTAAATCGCATTTGCATTGCCGATGGCGTTGATTTAATCAATATTGTCCGTAAAGCCGAACAAGAAACATTGTTGCGTGATATGGGCGCAAAATACGTTGTTAACTCACGTAGTGATACATTTCTTGCTGACTTAACGGCGGCAATTATTGAAACCGGCGCAACTATCGCGTTTGACCCTATTGGTGGCGGTAAGCTAACCAGTGACATTCTAAATTGTATGGAAGTTGCTGCATCTCGTGATATGAAAGAACACAGTGTTTATGGCTCTGATACATTCAAACAAGTGTATATTTATGGTGCATTAGACCGTGGCCCTATAACACTAAATCGAAATTTTGGTTTTGCTTGGGGTGTCAATGGCTTCTTATTATTCAATGCGCTAGGTAAGTTAGGTACTAAAACGGTCATTGCGATGCGCAAACGTGTAGCAGATGAAATCACCACCACATTTGCTAGCCACTACACACATGAAGTGTCGTTGGCAGAAGTATTACAATTAAAATCGATGGCAGCTTATTCTAAACAAGCGACTGGTGAGAAGTACTTAATTACTGCGCAAAGATAA
- a CDS encoding glutathione S-transferase family protein, giving the protein MMTLHGFAASNYYNLVKHVLLYKELPFKEHLLYAGSEALLTISPAGKVPVITTAEGLELSESSVICDFIEETYPTAPLYPENAGERAVVRQIMKMAELYFELPSRRLIPYALSGTEVPESVKTEVRQVLTRGITGLSRLCQFSPWVAGEQFTMADIYLYYVNTIVNAFGSSQLEWDVLAEVPRMKTWNDAMSQSAIAQKVEADRQANMPEFMQKVKAQIQAANAG; this is encoded by the coding sequence ATGATGACTTTGCACGGTTTTGCCGCTAGCAACTACTACAACCTCGTGAAACATGTATTGCTATACAAAGAGCTACCATTTAAAGAACACCTGCTTTACGCGGGTAGTGAAGCATTACTGACAATTAGTCCTGCTGGCAAAGTACCTGTTATCACCACGGCTGAAGGCCTTGAGCTTTCAGAGTCGAGTGTTATTTGCGACTTTATCGAAGAGACTTACCCTACAGCGCCGCTATACCCTGAAAATGCAGGAGAGCGAGCGGTTGTACGCCAAATAATGAAAATGGCAGAGCTGTATTTTGAACTGCCAAGTAGACGACTGATACCTTATGCACTTTCAGGCACTGAAGTTCCAGAGTCAGTTAAAACTGAAGTACGCCAAGTATTAACCCGCGGCATTACCGGTTTAAGTCGTTTGTGTCAGTTTTCACCTTGGGTTGCCGGTGAACAATTCACCATGGCCGATATCTACCTTTATTATGTCAATACCATTGTTAACGCTTTTGGCTCTAGCCAACTTGAATGGGATGTACTGGCAGAAGTGCCCAGAATGAAAACATGGAATGATGCCATGAGTCAATCGGCCATTGCCCAAAAAGTGGAGGCTGATCGTCAGGCAAACATGCCTGAGTTTATGCAAAAAGTTAAAGCCCAGATCCAAGCAGCAAATGCTGGATAG
- a CDS encoding LysR family transcriptional regulator, whose translation MDQLRAIRYFSKVVETGSFTKAASTLNVPPSSLSRRVADLEKSLGATLLKRSTRIVKLTEVGQIYYNDIQQILNQLEQSNETVRSYQTTPMGRLSISSMVGFGEKILLPLLDELSVLYPEIVLDISLSDELSTLGRDDVDIAIRGGYAPNERVLAIRLMDNGFIPVASPSYLAKHGVPDNVMALKEHHGIYFKTPSGPTPWLCNMNGQWHDVSGPAIAISNNGPWLAKKACDGEGILMSTRWALASYLESGKLQELKFDHELAITQNSDMAVYLLYQKQRYLVPKVKAAVDFLVKKLKVTNEHKTFVG comes from the coding sequence TTGGATCAATTACGTGCAATACGCTATTTCAGTAAAGTCGTCGAAACCGGTAGTTTTACCAAAGCGGCGAGTACGTTAAATGTGCCGCCATCATCGTTGTCGAGGCGCGTTGCAGATTTAGAAAAGAGTCTGGGAGCAACACTGTTAAAGCGTTCGACCAGAATCGTTAAACTGACTGAAGTAGGACAAATTTATTATAACGACATTCAGCAAATATTGAATCAACTAGAGCAAAGTAATGAAACGGTGCGTAGTTACCAAACAACGCCAATGGGCCGCTTATCTATCAGTTCGATGGTCGGTTTTGGTGAAAAAATATTACTGCCTTTGTTAGATGAGTTAAGCGTGTTATACCCAGAAATTGTTTTAGATATTAGTTTAAGTGATGAGCTATCAACACTAGGACGTGACGATGTTGATATTGCGATTCGCGGTGGTTACGCGCCAAATGAACGTGTGTTAGCCATAAGACTAATGGACAATGGCTTTATTCCTGTTGCTTCACCAAGTTATTTAGCAAAACACGGCGTACCTGATAACGTAATGGCACTAAAAGAACATCATGGCATTTATTTTAAAACGCCATCAGGACCAACGCCTTGGTTATGTAACATGAACGGTCAATGGCATGATGTTTCGGGGCCAGCGATAGCGATTTCAAATAACGGACCATGGCTAGCGAAAAAAGCCTGTGACGGTGAAGGTATTTTAATGTCAACGCGATGGGCGTTAGCGTCATATCTTGAGTCAGGAAAGTTGCAAGAACTTAAGTTTGATCATGAGTTAGCAATAACACAAAATTCTGATATGGCGGTTTATTTATTGTATCAAAAACAGCGCTATTTAGTACCAAAAGTAAAAGCGGCGGTAGACTTTTTAGTTAAAAAATTAAAAGTAACTAATGAACATAAAACATTCGTGGGGTAA
- a CDS encoding amidohydrolase family protein — protein MKFILLFSTCLLVNACVSQPNEYADIVISNATIVDVKTGKLNKEQSLAIRDGVIIERSNYSLKNSYIAENYIDAKAQFIMPGLWDMHVHFGGGEDLIEENKQLLPLYLAYGITTVRDAAADLSDSVLSWREQINNNQLIGPTIYTSGPKLEGKDSIWPGDLEVETVEEMHAAIDSLDAMNVDFIKITDSALTPELYLKAVKEVKKRGYQISGHIPFSLSVTDVSHAGLDAIEHMTYLLKAAAINEPEISAKVASGELSYRSALPIITANIAKKTALSKYAVLAKNNTAVVPTLVGGQITAYIDEDNHQNDEFLNYLGKELKATYQWRVDRANEDTPEQIKQRKERFVKTAQLLVLAQQAGVSIIAGTDAGFLNSYIYPGLSLHQELTIFSDYGLTPLQTLQSATLAGPKFLGKSEQFGELSKGKTADIIFLTGNPLTDVRNTQKLTGVISHNRYYNQADLDELKAKAKQFVAEQ, from the coding sequence ATGAAATTTATACTTTTATTTTCAACTTGCTTGCTAGTTAATGCCTGCGTTAGTCAACCCAATGAATACGCTGATATTGTGATCAGCAATGCGACTATTGTTGATGTAAAGACAGGTAAGTTAAATAAAGAGCAATCATTGGCAATTCGAGATGGCGTGATCATCGAACGCAGTAATTATTCATTAAAAAATAGCTATATTGCCGAGAATTATATTGATGCCAAAGCGCAATTTATTATGCCTGGACTCTGGGATATGCATGTGCACTTTGGTGGTGGTGAAGACCTAATAGAAGAAAATAAACAGCTTTTACCACTGTATCTTGCTTATGGTATTACTACGGTACGTGATGCTGCCGCTGATTTAAGTGACTCTGTTTTAAGCTGGCGTGAACAAATAAATAATAATCAGTTAATTGGCCCAACCATTTATACCTCAGGACCTAAGCTCGAAGGCAAAGACTCTATTTGGCCGGGCGACCTTGAAGTAGAAACAGTTGAAGAGATGCATGCTGCGATTGATAGTCTTGATGCGATGAATGTCGACTTTATAAAAATCACCGATAGCGCATTAACGCCTGAGCTCTATTTAAAAGCAGTAAAAGAGGTTAAAAAACGCGGTTACCAAATATCGGGACATATTCCTTTTTCGCTATCAGTAACGGATGTGTCTCATGCGGGGTTAGATGCCATAGAGCACATGACCTATTTATTAAAAGCGGCAGCAATCAATGAACCTGAAATATCAGCTAAAGTCGCTTCTGGTGAGCTGAGTTACCGTAGTGCTTTACCGATTATCACCGCAAATATTGCTAAAAAAACGGCATTGAGTAAATACGCAGTGTTAGCTAAAAATAACACTGCAGTAGTACCAACCTTGGTTGGCGGCCAAATTACCGCTTATATTGATGAAGACAATCATCAAAATGATGAATTTTTAAATTACTTGGGCAAAGAGCTTAAAGCCACTTATCAATGGCGTGTCGACAGAGCAAACGAAGACACTCCTGAACAAATAAAACAACGTAAAGAGCGCTTTGTAAAAACAGCTCAGTTACTTGTATTGGCCCAGCAGGCCGGAGTATCAATTATTGCAGGCACTGATGCTGGCTTTTTAAATTCTTACATTTACCCCGGTTTATCACTACATCAAGAGCTGACTATTTTTAGTGATTATGGCTTAACACCTTTGCAAACATTGCAATCAGCGACACTTGCTGGTCCGAAGTTTTTAGGTAAAAGTGAACAGTTTGGTGAGCTGAGTAAAGGTAAAACGGCGGATATTATTTTCTTAACGGGTAACCCGCTAACTGATGTACGAAACACGCAAAAACTTACGGGTGTGATTTCGCATAATCGCTATTACAACCAAGCCGATCTTGATGAATTAAAGGCCAAAGCCAAGCAGTTTGTTGCTGAACAGTAA
- the pntB gene encoding Re/Si-specific NAD(P)(+) transhydrogenase subunit beta yields the protein MSTGIVTVAYIAAMVLFILALSGLSNQETARKGNWYGIAGMTIAFLATVLGVVSNNYIELMVALLIGGSIGMLVARRVQMTEIPELIAILHSLIGLAAIMVGYANFADASTSFAGIDLTIHDIETYVGVLIGAVTFSGSITAYGKLSGRIGSKPLTLPGRHIFNLALLVAVVWFAQQFVAQSAIGGGLLPLLIMIAIALVFGVHMVMAIGGADMPVVISMLNSYSGWAAAATGFMLSNDLLIVIGALVGSSGAILSYIMCKAMNRNFLSVIAGGFGTGASAKASSVGEQEQGEVITTTAIESAELLNNAKEVMIIPGYGMAVAKAQQIVFELSDKLRDKGVNVRFAIHPVAGRMPGQMNVLLAEANVPYDIVFEMDEVNDDFEHVDVSLIIGANDIVNPSALDEPNSPIAGMPVLECWHGKTSIVLKRSMATGYAGVQNPLFFKQNTQMLFGDAKATLTAVVAAL from the coding sequence ATTAGTACGGGTATTGTAACCGTGGCGTATATTGCTGCGATGGTCCTTTTTATTTTAGCTTTAAGCGGATTGTCTAATCAAGAAACGGCTCGAAAGGGCAATTGGTATGGCATTGCGGGAATGACTATTGCGTTTCTGGCAACCGTTTTAGGTGTGGTCAGCAATAATTATATTGAGTTGATGGTGGCATTGTTAATTGGCGGCAGTATTGGCATGTTAGTCGCCAGACGCGTGCAAATGACCGAAATTCCGGAGCTTATTGCTATTTTACACAGCCTTATTGGGCTGGCGGCTATTATGGTGGGTTATGCTAATTTTGCTGATGCCTCAACTAGTTTTGCCGGTATTGATTTAACCATTCATGACATAGAAACCTATGTTGGCGTGCTGATCGGTGCGGTTACTTTCTCAGGCTCAATAACGGCTTACGGTAAACTTTCAGGGCGCATAGGCAGCAAGCCATTGACGTTACCCGGACGCCATATATTTAACCTCGCGTTATTGGTTGCAGTGGTTTGGTTTGCTCAACAATTTGTTGCTCAGTCTGCCATTGGTGGAGGTTTGTTACCTTTGCTGATTATGATAGCCATTGCCTTAGTTTTTGGTGTTCATATGGTTATGGCGATTGGCGGTGCTGATATGCCGGTGGTTATATCTATGCTCAATAGTTATTCAGGTTGGGCAGCAGCGGCTACAGGCTTTATGTTGAGTAATGATCTGCTGATTGTCATTGGTGCACTCGTTGGCTCAAGTGGCGCTATTTTGAGTTACATTATGTGTAAAGCAATGAATAGAAACTTTTTATCTGTCATTGCTGGTGGTTTTGGTACTGGCGCTAGTGCAAAAGCATCATCTGTTGGCGAGCAAGAGCAAGGCGAAGTGATAACAACCACAGCAATTGAGAGCGCTGAACTGCTTAATAATGCTAAAGAAGTTATGATCATTCCTGGCTACGGAATGGCGGTGGCTAAAGCACAGCAGATTGTCTTCGAACTTAGCGATAAATTACGTGATAAAGGTGTTAATGTTCGTTTTGCAATACATCCTGTGGCTGGACGTATGCCAGGGCAAATGAATGTGCTACTAGCTGAGGCAAATGTACCTTACGATATTGTCTTTGAAATGGATGAAGTAAACGATGACTTTGAGCACGTTGATGTTTCCTTAATCATTGGCGCTAATGATATCGTTAACCCCTCAGCGCTTGATGAACCAAACAGCCCGATAGCCGGCATGCCGGTACTTGAATGTTGGCATGGTAAAACATCTATTGTGTTAAAACGCAGCATGGCAACGGGTTATGCGGGCGTGCAAAATCCTTTATTTTTCAAACAAAATACACAAATGTTATTTGGTGACGCCAAAGCGACATTAACGGCTGTTGTTGCGGCGCTTTAA
- a CDS encoding Re/Si-specific NAD(P)(+) transhydrogenase subunit alpha, whose protein sequence is MKIGVPKEISKGERRVATTPDIVNKLTKLGFNVAIETGAGVAANYTDDAYIHAGCEIVSSAKALWQQSDIVLKVQAPEAGERALLKSGQTLICFLWPAQNPAMLKELTERGVNAIAIDNIPRISRAQKMDARSSMANISGYRAIVEAAQHFDRFFTGQITAAGKVEPAKVLVIGAGVAGLAAIGAAKSMGAIVRSFDTRAEVKEQIESMNAEFLMLDFKDEDGSGEGGYAKVMSDEFIKAEMALFAAQAKDVDIIITTALIPGKPAPKLITSDMVASMKNGSVIVDLAAEQGGNCVLTIPGEVTVIDGVSIIGYTDLPSRLAAQSSQLYSNNLHNLLAEMTPKKDGVLIIDMTNDVVLGATICLEGKTTWPPPAPTLSVAPKKPAPKKAVPVTVEKNKSIVGPMIGATLSAIALLGLGGFAPANFMSHFTIFVLACFVGYMVIWSVSPALHTPLMSVTNAISSIIVIGALIQISSTDDTIKWFAVFTVLIASINIVGGFAVTHRILKMFRK, encoded by the coding sequence ATGAAAATCGGTGTGCCAAAAGAAATTTCCAAGGGTGAACGACGCGTTGCCACAACCCCAGATATCGTAAATAAATTAACAAAACTTGGTTTTAATGTTGCCATTGAAACCGGTGCAGGGGTCGCGGCTAATTACACTGATGATGCATACATTCATGCCGGTTGTGAAATAGTGAGCTCTGCAAAAGCGTTATGGCAACAGTCTGATATTGTCCTTAAAGTACAAGCGCCAGAAGCTGGAGAACGTGCGTTATTAAAAAGTGGACAAACATTGATCTGTTTTTTATGGCCAGCACAAAACCCTGCCATGCTAAAAGAATTAACCGAACGGGGTGTAAACGCCATCGCGATAGATAACATACCGCGTATTTCTCGTGCACAAAAAATGGATGCGCGTAGTTCGATGGCCAATATATCCGGCTATCGCGCAATAGTAGAAGCTGCGCAACATTTTGACCGATTTTTTACCGGTCAAATAACCGCTGCAGGAAAAGTAGAACCCGCTAAAGTACTTGTTATTGGCGCGGGTGTCGCTGGCTTAGCTGCCATTGGTGCGGCAAAAAGCATGGGCGCAATTGTGCGTTCTTTTGATACCCGAGCGGAAGTTAAAGAACAAATTGAAAGTATGAACGCCGAGTTTTTAATGCTCGATTTTAAAGATGAAGACGGCTCCGGCGAAGGCGGTTATGCCAAAGTGATGAGCGACGAATTCATCAAAGCCGAAATGGCATTGTTTGCAGCGCAAGCTAAAGACGTTGACATTATTATTACCACGGCGCTTATTCCAGGAAAACCTGCTCCTAAGTTGATCACCAGCGATATGGTGGCCTCAATGAAAAATGGCAGCGTCATTGTTGATCTTGCAGCGGAGCAAGGCGGTAATTGCGTATTAACCATACCAGGAGAAGTTACCGTAATTGATGGTGTATCTATTATTGGTTACACCGACTTACCCAGTCGTCTTGCAGCGCAGTCCAGCCAACTCTATAGCAACAATTTACACAACTTATTAGCCGAAATGACACCTAAAAAAGATGGAGTTCTTATTATTGATATGACAAATGACGTTGTCTTAGGTGCAACTATTTGCCTTGAAGGAAAAACAACTTGGCCGCCACCAGCCCCTACGCTTTCAGTTGCACCTAAAAAGCCCGCGCCTAAAAAAGCTGTACCTGTTACGGTTGAGAAAAATAAATCTATAGTTGGCCCGATGATTGGCGCTACTCTTAGCGCTATAGCATTGCTTGGGCTCGGTGGGTTTGCTCCGGCTAATTTTATGTCGCACTTTACTATTTTTGTATTGGCTTGTTTTGTTGGCTATATGGTGATTTGGAGCGTATCGCCAGCATTACATACGCCATTAATGAGCGTAACTAATGCTATTTCAAGCATCATTGTTATCGGTGCCTTGATTCAAATAAGTTCGACGGACGATACAATTAAATGGTTTGCCGTTTTTACGGTGTTAATTGCCAGCATTAATATTGTTGGCGGGTTTGCTGTAACACATCGCATACTTAAAATGTTCCGTAAGTGA
- the adhP gene encoding alcohol dehydrogenase AdhP, producing MKAAVVEEFGKPLVIRELDIPSPAAGQILIKTEACGVCHTDLHAANGDWPLKPTPPFTPGHEGIGLVTEIGAGVTSVKVGDRVGVPWLYSACGHCEFCLSAYEPVCPEAEFGGYTKDGGFAEYIIADPNYVAHIPAGLSAIQAAPIICAGITTYKGIKETEAKPGEWLTISGCGGLGHLAIQYAKAMGLKVCAVDIDDDKLTHAKEVGADAVVNAKTESAAETVKEITGGGAHGVLITAPSLPAFEQGVNMTRKHGTCVLVGLPPGEFPTPLFDVVANCITIKGSFVGNRKDMAEALAFAAQGKVKADIELQPLSAINDIFERLEHGKVPARVVIDFTL from the coding sequence ATGAAAGCCGCCGTTGTCGAGGAATTTGGCAAACCTTTAGTCATACGTGAATTAGATATTCCATCGCCAGCTGCAGGGCAAATATTAATTAAGACGGAAGCTTGTGGTGTATGCCACACCGACTTACATGCTGCAAATGGTGATTGGCCATTAAAACCGACGCCACCATTTACGCCCGGCCATGAAGGCATTGGACTTGTTACTGAAATTGGTGCAGGTGTTACCAGCGTAAAAGTGGGTGATAGAGTAGGTGTTCCATGGCTTTATTCCGCCTGTGGTCATTGTGAGTTTTGTTTAAGCGCTTATGAGCCAGTGTGTCCTGAAGCTGAATTTGGTGGTTACACCAAGGACGGTGGTTTTGCTGAATATATTATTGCCGATCCAAATTACGTTGCTCATATTCCTGCAGGCCTATCAGCAATACAAGCTGCACCCATTATCTGCGCAGGTATTACAACGTATAAAGGCATTAAAGAAACCGAGGCTAAACCGGGTGAATGGCTTACTATTTCAGGTTGTGGTGGTCTTGGCCATTTAGCTATTCAATACGCTAAAGCGATGGGACTTAAGGTTTGTGCGGTGGATATTGATGATGACAAGCTTACACATGCAAAAGAAGTCGGTGCTGATGCGGTGGTTAATGCTAAAACAGAAAGTGCCGCTGAAACTGTCAAAGAAATAACCGGTGGTGGCGCACATGGTGTACTTATTACCGCACCTTCCTTACCGGCCTTTGAACAAGGGGTTAATATGACCCGTAAACATGGTACCTGTGTTTTAGTGGGCTTACCGCCTGGTGAGTTCCCAACGCCACTGTTTGATGTAGTAGCAAATTGCATCACTATTAAAGGTTCATTTGTTGGTAACCGTAAAGATATGGCCGAAGCGCTTGCTTTTGCCGCGCAAGGTAAAGTTAAAGCAGATATCGAGTTACAACCTTTAAGCGCTATCAATGACATTTTTGAACGACTTGAGCATGGTAAAGTACCAGCTCGTGTTGTTATTGATTTCACGCTTTAA
- a CDS encoding NAD-dependent succinate-semialdehyde dehydrogenase, which yields MAYATTNPYTGEVVKTFPDATDAEIIKAIEDADKAFSSWKETSFASRAKIMQKAADLLRKDLAGYAKLLTLEMGKIISEAKAEVELSAAILEYYANNAETLLASETLPVADPAEGEAIIVHEPLGVLLAVEPWNFPYYQVARIIAPQLSAGNTMLLKHAGIVPQSAAAFEKLMLDAGLPKAVFQNLYAAHAQTETIISHPLVRGVALTGSEGAGAIVASTAGKALKKSTLELGGADAFVVLADAEMEKTVNWAVFGRHWNGGQVCVSSKRMIIADEVYDDFVEQYTAGVAKLQAGDPFDPATTLAPLSSQSAADELKVKISEAIKLGATATEVGPKVPSQGAFVQPTILTNISEDNPARNWEFFGPVSMLFRAKDEADAIRIANDSPFGLGGSVFTSDPKHGLEVAKQISTGMIFINHPTMVKADLPFGGIRHSGYGRELIGLGIKEFVNHKLIDVVDIDAPF from the coding sequence ATGGCCTATGCAACAACAAATCCATATACAGGAGAAGTGGTAAAAACTTTCCCTGACGCTACAGACGCTGAAATTATTAAAGCGATAGAAGATGCCGACAAAGCCTTTTCATCATGGAAAGAAACGTCTTTTGCTTCTCGTGCCAAAATAATGCAAAAAGCGGCTGATTTATTACGCAAAGACTTAGCGGGTTATGCCAAGTTATTAACTTTAGAGATGGGTAAAATAATATCAGAAGCAAAAGCTGAAGTTGAATTATCTGCGGCCATTTTAGAGTATTACGCTAACAATGCCGAAACTCTTCTTGCATCAGAAACATTGCCCGTTGCCGATCCTGCTGAAGGCGAAGCAATTATTGTACACGAACCCCTTGGTGTATTGCTTGCGGTTGAACCGTGGAACTTCCCGTACTACCAAGTGGCTCGTATTATTGCGCCACAGTTGTCTGCGGGTAACACTATGTTACTTAAACACGCTGGTATTGTTCCGCAAAGCGCCGCCGCATTTGAAAAACTGATGTTAGATGCAGGTTTACCTAAAGCTGTTTTCCAAAATCTTTACGCAGCACATGCACAAACAGAAACGATCATCTCTCATCCGTTGGTTCGTGGTGTTGCACTTACCGGCTCTGAAGGCGCTGGTGCAATCGTTGCGTCTACCGCGGGTAAAGCACTTAAAAAATCAACATTAGAACTTGGTGGTGCTGATGCCTTTGTTGTACTTGCTGACGCTGAAATGGAAAAAACCGTTAATTGGGCTGTATTTGGTCGCCACTGGAACGGCGGACAAGTATGCGTATCATCTAAACGCATGATCATTGCTGATGAAGTTTATGATGACTTTGTTGAACAGTACACCGCAGGTGTTGCTAAGTTACAAGCAGGCGACCCGTTTGATCCTGCAACGACATTAGCGCCATTATCGTCACAAAGTGCAGCAGATGAACTAAAAGTTAAAATTAGTGAAGCAATTAAACTTGGTGCAACCGCGACTGAAGTAGGTCCTAAAGTTCCTAGCCAAGGTGCTTTTGTACAACCAACCATTTTAACGAATATTAGTGAAGATAATCCTGCCCGTAATTGGGAATTTTTTGGTCCTGTCTCTATGCTGTTTCGTGCAAAAGACGAAGCAGACGCCATTAGAATTGCCAACGATTCTCCATTTGGCTTAGGTGGCTCAGTGTTTACCTCGGATCCGAAACATGGCTTAGAGGTTGCCAAACAAATCTCGACTGGAATGATATTTATAAATCATCCAACCATGGTGAAAGCCGACTTACCATTCGGTGGCATTCGTCATTCTGGCTATGGTAGAGAGCTTATAGGTTTGGGCATTAAAGAGTTTGTTAACCATAAACTCATCGACGTTGTTGATATTGATGCGCCATTTTAA